In one window of Anaerobacillus alkaliphilus DNA:
- a CDS encoding ABC transporter permease — translation MKPKMEPKVDLSKQIKEAAPKSYWSIVLKRLRRNYGALIGGGILLFFIVISVFAPILAPYPIDIMQMESRLQGPSSAHWLGTDEFGRDILSRIMYGGRVSLMMGLVAVSIAGTVGVILGVISGYYRKIDMYIMQLMDILLAFPSLLLAIAIIAVLGVGLTNAMIAVAIAVIPSYVRVVRGTVLSIREKEYIEAVKALGVKDFKIIVKHITPNFLSPVIVLSTLQFGTSILAAASLSFLGLGAQPPTPEWGAMAYVGKSFLLNAWWMSLFPGLAIMLVVLGFNLLGDGLRDALDPRLK, via the coding sequence ATGAAACCTAAAATGGAACCGAAAGTGGATCTGAGTAAGCAGATAAAAGAAGCGGCACCTAAGTCATATTGGTCGATTGTCTTGAAGAGGTTACGGCGAAATTATGGGGCTTTAATAGGCGGAGGAATTTTACTGTTTTTTATTGTTATTTCTGTTTTTGCACCTATTCTTGCACCATATCCAATTGATATTATGCAGATGGAAAGTCGTTTACAAGGTCCATCAAGTGCCCATTGGTTGGGAACGGATGAGTTCGGGAGAGATATTTTATCGAGAATTATGTACGGTGGTCGTGTTTCATTAATGATGGGACTTGTTGCTGTGTCAATTGCAGGAACTGTCGGTGTTATTTTAGGTGTTATTTCTGGCTATTATCGCAAAATAGATATGTATATCATGCAGCTCATGGATATCCTTCTTGCTTTTCCTTCCCTATTACTAGCAATAGCCATTATTGCAGTGCTTGGAGTAGGTTTAACGAATGCCATGATTGCCGTAGCTATAGCGGTAATTCCATCTTATGTAAGAGTGGTTAGGGGAACTGTTCTTTCAATTAGAGAAAAGGAATACATTGAAGCCGTAAAAGCACTTGGGGTAAAAGACTTCAAGATCATTGTAAAACATATTACACCTAACTTTTTATCTCCAGTTATTGTTCTATCAACCTTACAGTTCGGAACTAGTATTTTAGCAGCGGCATCTCTTAGCTTTTTAGGTTTAGGAGCGCAACCGCCAACACCTGAATGGGGAGCGATGGCCTATGTCGGAAAGTCATTTTTACTAAATGCTTGGTGGATGTCACTCTTCCCAGGATTAGCAATTATGTTAGTTGTACTTGGCTTCAATTTACTAGGAGATGGTTTGCGGGATGCGCTTGACCCTCGTTTGAAGTAA
- a CDS encoding ABC transporter ATP-binding protein, producing the protein MTTKIHQIQEYKSAKQSDSDQNELLKVENLSIRFKTDNKNTVTAVNNVSFELKKSETVAIVGESGCGKSITSLSIMGLIPKHAGYVEGSIRLNGKELNGLSGKQIREIRGRDISMIFQEPMTSLNPVHKIGKQIGEVLELHSSLSKKEIRNKTIDMLKKVGIPRPEKIIDEYPHQLSGGMRQRVMIAMAMACNPKLLIADEPTTALDVTIQAQILDLMNDLKTLFQTTILLITHDLGVVAEVADRVIVMYYGQIVEEADVISLFASPKHPYTRGLLNSIPSLEEKRSRLKPIEGNVPNLGDITQGCPFRLRCQDAIGKCAEENPPLFLSDQTRKVRCWLYEEGEVSV; encoded by the coding sequence ATGACGACGAAAATACATCAAATACAAGAATATAAGAGTGCGAAACAGAGCGATTCCGACCAAAACGAGCTGTTAAAAGTAGAAAATTTGTCGATTCGTTTTAAAACAGATAATAAGAACACAGTGACAGCGGTAAATAATGTTAGTTTTGAGCTTAAGAAAAGTGAAACGGTCGCGATTGTAGGTGAATCTGGGTGTGGAAAGAGTATCACTTCTCTTTCTATTATGGGACTGATTCCTAAACACGCAGGGTACGTAGAAGGAAGTATTCGATTAAATGGGAAGGAATTGAATGGTTTATCAGGGAAACAAATAAGAGAAATTCGCGGACGAGACATTTCAATGATTTTTCAAGAGCCAATGACGTCTTTAAATCCAGTACATAAAATAGGGAAACAGATTGGTGAAGTACTGGAATTACATTCGTCTCTATCAAAAAAGGAAATTCGTAATAAAACGATAGATATGTTAAAAAAAGTAGGGATACCGAGACCAGAAAAAATCATTGATGAGTATCCACACCAGTTATCAGGTGGGATGAGACAACGGGTAATGATTGCCATGGCCATGGCCTGTAATCCAAAACTTTTGATTGCAGATGAACCAACTACAGCATTAGATGTTACGATTCAAGCACAAATATTAGACTTAATGAATGATTTGAAAACACTCTTTCAAACAACGATTCTATTAATTACTCATGATCTAGGGGTTGTTGCCGAAGTAGCAGATCGTGTGATTGTGATGTATTACGGACAAATTGTGGAAGAGGCTGATGTTATTTCATTGTTCGCTTCGCCTAAACATCCTTATACAAGAGGTCTACTTAACTCTATTCCTAGTCTAGAAGAAAAACGATCTAGACTAAAGCCTATTGAAGGAAATGTACCGAACCTTGGAGATATAACGCAAGGTTGCCCGTTCCGCCTACGATGCCAAGATGCTATTGGAAAATGCGCAGAGGAAAACCCACCGTTATTTCTATCAGATCAGACTAGAAAAGTACGATGCTGGCTTTATGAGGAAGGAGAGGTATCTGTATGA
- a CDS encoding ABC transporter ATP-binding protein translates to MTALLEIRDLKTYFPINSGILKRNVGFIKAVDGVSFSLEAGETLGIVGESGCGKSTTGRSILRLIEPTSGSVKYKGVEITTLSRTEMRKLRKSMQIVFQDPYASLNPRLTIGYILEEALSTHGIGSNTKERNDMVKDLLQKVGLNSRLVDRYPHEFSGGQRQRIGIARAIAVNPSVIVADESVSALDVSIQAQILNLFADLQDELGLTYVFIAHDLSVVKHISDKIGVMYLGRMVEYATNEQLFNNPAHPYTQALMSAVPVPNPTIKKERIILSGDVPNPSNPPSGCAFHTRCHACMDVCKTVRPNEIELAPGHIVSCHLYDPAYST, encoded by the coding sequence ATGACAGCGCTACTAGAAATTCGTGATTTAAAAACGTATTTTCCTATTAATAGTGGTATTTTAAAGCGAAATGTAGGATTTATTAAAGCTGTTGATGGTGTTTCCTTTAGCCTAGAGGCAGGAGAAACATTAGGAATTGTTGGTGAGAGTGGTTGTGGAAAATCTACGACCGGACGGAGTATTCTTCGATTAATTGAGCCTACTAGTGGGTCTGTTAAGTATAAAGGTGTCGAAATCACAACGTTATCGAGAACTGAAATGCGAAAGCTCCGAAAGAGTATGCAAATTGTTTTTCAAGATCCGTATGCTTCGTTAAACCCTCGCTTAACGATCGGTTATATACTTGAGGAGGCGCTATCGACACACGGAATAGGTAGTAATACAAAAGAACGAAATGATATGGTGAAGGATCTGCTCCAAAAGGTTGGGTTAAATAGTAGATTGGTCGATCGTTACCCACATGAATTTAGTGGTGGACAAAGACAGCGAATTGGGATTGCTAGGGCCATAGCTGTTAATCCGTCTGTGATTGTGGCAGACGAATCCGTATCAGCCTTAGATGTCTCGATTCAAGCGCAAATTCTTAATTTATTTGCTGACTTACAAGATGAGTTGGGTTTAACTTATGTTTTTATTGCGCATGATTTGAGTGTTGTCAAACACATTAGTGATAAAATTGGAGTTATGTACTTAGGTAGAATGGTTGAGTATGCGACAAATGAACAATTATTTAATAATCCGGCACACCCTTATACACAAGCATTAATGTCGGCAGTTCCTGTTCCAAACCCAACGATAAAAAAAGAAAGAATTATCCTAAGCGGAGATGTTCCAAATCCTTCAAATCCACCAAGTGGATGTGCCTTTCATACCCGCTGCCATGCTTGTATGGACGTATGTAAAACAGTTCGTCCAAACGAAATTGAGCTAGCACCAGGCCATATTGTATCCTGTCATTTATATGACCCTGCGTATAGCACGTAA
- a CDS encoding MurR/RpiR family transcriptional regulator — translation MEKIKKRVKENYNGLTQRMKLVANFIVENPNQIALNHAKEIGNLTSTSETTVIRCCHALGYSGYAEVQEEIRKALIMPDDDPFKALTEGIKSNSSFLSTVNQDIEFIGKTLQEFNETTYEEAVRQIINANKIIVVGLRTSYAPAHWLANILNIVRGNTVTFKGDIDDANHQLTEVTDESLVIALSFPRYAQQTISFAKAAKEKGAKVLSITDDELSPVGLISDTTIKIITPKPTTFKGMPTIFSILNAVISGVMVMDQENVEKRIEEYDRSKDYYYGYYKKD, via the coding sequence ATGGAAAAGATCAAAAAACGAGTAAAAGAAAATTACAATGGCTTGACTCAACGAATGAAACTAGTCGCAAATTTCATTGTTGAAAATCCCAATCAAATTGCCCTAAACCATGCAAAGGAAATTGGGAACTTAACGAGTACAAGTGAAACGACAGTCATTAGATGCTGTCATGCTCTTGGATATTCAGGCTATGCAGAAGTGCAAGAGGAAATACGAAAAGCGTTGATTATGCCTGATGATGATCCATTTAAAGCGCTAACAGAAGGAATCAAATCAAATAGCAGTTTTCTCTCAACGGTCAATCAGGATATTGAGTTCATTGGTAAAACGTTACAAGAATTTAATGAAACTACTTATGAAGAAGCTGTAAGGCAGATTATTAACGCTAATAAAATCATTGTGGTCGGACTGAGAACTTCTTACGCCCCAGCTCACTGGCTAGCCAATATTTTAAACATTGTTAGAGGAAATACAGTTACTTTTAAAGGGGATATTGATGATGCAAATCATCAGTTAACGGAGGTTACGGACGAATCTTTGGTTATTGCGTTATCGTTCCCTAGGTATGCGCAACAAACCATATCTTTTGCCAAGGCAGCAAAAGAAAAAGGAGCAAAAGTACTCTCAATTACTGATGACGAGTTATCACCGGTTGGTCTCATATCAGATACGACGATCAAGATTATTACGCCTAAGCCGACAACGTTTAAAGGAATGCCAACTATTTTTTCAATTTTAAATGCTGTCATTTCCGGTGTGATGGTAATGGATCAAGAAAATGTTGAAAAGCGAATTGAAGAGTACGATCGCTCAAAGGATTACTATTATGGTTATTACAAAAAAGACTAA
- a CDS encoding serine hydrolase domain-containing protein, with protein sequence MKIQVEMQPFEAYAESLISKHSIPGVAIGFSHNGKLVYEKGFGYRNVENKLPVTMDTVFGIASVTKSFTCVAIMQLQEDGKLNVHDPVVKYLPEFSTPTNDTEKMTIHHFMTHTAGLPPLPSLVYANKRSLESDPSVKDYPGLKFADENQAPIDTYEQLMEFIAGLDFELLGEPGTEFSYSNDAYALLGCIVERVSGISFESYVKQYILDPAGMVNSCSLVEELEDYNDITSLYAARQTDEGVEVYEAPVWWDSPAMRPAGYLKSTVRDMLNYAEIFRNNGKVGDKQILSEESVQQMIYPHFEIAPGKFYGYGFMITPDYHGATLVEHGGNLKAIASQLCMIPERGIAGMILTNLAGVPATTIMSGALNGIEGRSVEEKAMEFTEETLSVEKLVEYEGTYVSNEGMSLTVKIKDDTLEFATRDITFPIQYIGEDRFLASVKDQTEVVRFVRNEQGKILRVAYHFRQFPKVLE encoded by the coding sequence TTGAAAATTCAAGTAGAAATGCAACCATTTGAAGCATATGCCGAGAGTTTAATCTCTAAACACAGCATTCCGGGAGTTGCCATTGGGTTTTCTCATAATGGCAAGCTTGTCTATGAAAAAGGATTTGGATATCGAAATGTCGAGAATAAACTTCCTGTAACGATGGACACCGTTTTCGGGATTGCTTCCGTAACAAAATCATTTACTTGTGTAGCCATTATGCAGCTACAAGAAGATGGTAAATTAAATGTTCATGATCCAGTTGTAAAGTACTTACCGGAATTTTCAACCCCTACGAATGATACTGAGAAAATGACGATTCATCACTTTATGACGCACACAGCAGGTCTGCCACCACTACCGTCATTAGTGTATGCCAATAAAAGAAGCTTAGAGTCGGATCCATCCGTCAAAGATTATCCAGGATTAAAATTTGCTGACGAAAACCAAGCACCTATTGATACGTACGAACAGTTAATGGAGTTTATTGCCGGCTTAGACTTTGAATTATTAGGAGAGCCAGGGACTGAATTTAGTTACTCCAATGATGCCTATGCTTTACTAGGTTGTATTGTAGAGAGGGTTAGCGGAATTTCATTTGAATCTTATGTGAAACAATATATTTTAGATCCAGCTGGAATGGTGAACTCTTGTTCTTTAGTAGAAGAATTAGAAGATTACAATGATATAACTTCACTTTATGCAGCTAGACAAACAGATGAAGGTGTGGAAGTCTATGAAGCCCCTGTTTGGTGGGATTCTCCAGCAATGAGACCGGCGGGGTATTTGAAATCAACCGTTCGCGATATGTTGAACTATGCGGAAATCTTTAGAAATAATGGGAAGGTTGGAGATAAGCAAATTTTATCAGAAGAAAGTGTTCAACAAATGATTTATCCGCACTTTGAAATAGCGCCAGGAAAATTTTACGGTTATGGCTTTATGATCACTCCTGATTATCATGGTGCTACTTTGGTGGAACATGGCGGAAATTTAAAAGCGATTGCTTCACAATTATGTATGATCCCAGAAAGAGGCATTGCTGGCATGATCTTGACGAATTTAGCAGGAGTTCCTGCAACAACGATTATGAGTGGAGCGTTAAACGGTATTGAGGGACGTTCAGTCGAAGAGAAAGCGATGGAATTTACCGAGGAAACCCTTTCAGTAGAAAAGTTAGTGGAGTATGAAGGAACGTATGTATCTAATGAAGGTATGAGTTTAACGGTTAAAATCAAGGACGACACACTAGAATTTGCGACGAGAGATATAACTTTTCCAATCCAATATATTGGTGAAGACAGGTTTTTAGCTTCTGTAAAAGATCAGACCGAAGTGGTTCGCTTCGTTAGAAATGAACAAGGCAAAATCTTACGTGTTGCTTATCACTTTAGACAATTCCCTAAAGTACTAGAATAG
- a CDS encoding GNAT family N-acetyltransferase yields the protein MSRKIEYQFVHDVHDIEEIVSFQETIWGRATGTGLPHLVASIYNGGSVIGAYDNQQLVGFCYGFPGFKDGKNMLVSHMMAVNPLYRDQGIGEQLKYKQKEWAKSYGYEKIVWTFDPLESRNAYLNLSKLGGYVQTYICSYYGDLNDEINQGLPADRLFLEWDLTQNTIEYQSTAQEITKLVDWEGEIPLIRPVVRDIPLDESYFLIAVPANIHVIKKENRELAMLWRYTHREIFQRLFSRGYVVM from the coding sequence ATGTCTCGAAAAATAGAATATCAATTTGTCCATGATGTACATGATATCGAGGAGATTGTATCATTTCAAGAAACGATTTGGGGCCGAGCAACAGGTACAGGGCTCCCACATCTCGTAGCTTCAATCTATAATGGAGGCTCGGTCATTGGTGCCTATGACAATCAGCAATTAGTAGGATTTTGTTATGGCTTTCCAGGGTTTAAGGATGGGAAGAATATGCTTGTCTCTCATATGATGGCAGTAAATCCTTTATATCGAGACCAAGGAATTGGTGAGCAGTTAAAGTATAAACAAAAAGAATGGGCGAAAAGCTATGGATATGAAAAGATTGTTTGGACGTTTGATCCTTTAGAGTCCAGAAATGCTTACTTAAACTTAAGTAAACTCGGAGGTTATGTTCAAACGTATATTTGCTCTTATTACGGAGATCTAAATGATGAGATTAACCAAGGGTTACCTGCTGATCGCCTATTTTTGGAGTGGGATCTTACACAAAATACAATAGAGTATCAATCTACTGCCCAAGAGATAACGAAGCTAGTAGATTGGGAGGGGGAAATTCCTCTTATAAGACCTGTTGTTCGAGACATTCCGCTAGATGAGAGTTACTTTCTAATTGCCGTACCAGCGAACATCCATGTAATAAAAAAGGAAAATAGAGAACTTGCTATGTTATGGCGATATACTCACCGTGAAATCTTTCAAAGACTATTTTCTCGGGGGTATGTAGTGATGTAG